From the Solibacillus sp. FSL R5-0449 genome, one window contains:
- a CDS encoding potassium transporter produces the protein MNSISSSKNGTLLIVIALAMALLFAMYYYVVKPKQDEEQMIRSEINSLHTEIAAIEETIATNQSQQSQTNENEFALRKKVPDNREIDELILSIEEMQYVTDSRIQSIDFNNYDALVSSSGLQDPLSTPETEEGAVSDLTQSAIDQTEGTEASEELPVSTIAVETLPPSLKLVTFNINVAAPNDVNLLQFIEEIEKKERVMRIDIIDFALPGEEDKFTEEVSEIVTADIQVTTFYYE, from the coding sequence ATGAATTCCATCTCAAGTAGTAAAAACGGGACACTCCTCATTGTAATTGCATTGGCGATGGCTTTGCTGTTTGCTATGTATTACTATGTCGTAAAACCGAAGCAGGACGAGGAACAGATGATTCGTTCCGAGATTAATAGTCTTCATACAGAAATTGCAGCAATAGAAGAAACAATTGCAACAAATCAGTCACAGCAATCTCAAACGAATGAAAATGAATTTGCACTACGTAAAAAAGTGCCGGATAACCGGGAAATTGATGAGCTGATTTTATCGATTGAGGAAATGCAGTATGTAACAGATTCACGTATTCAAAGTATTGATTTCAACAACTATGATGCACTTGTTTCTAGTTCGGGACTACAAGACCCGCTTTCTACACCGGAAACGGAAGAAGGGGCTGTATCTGATTTAACACAGAGTGCTATTGATCAAACGGAGGGTACGGAGGCATCAGAAGAATTGCCGGTTTCCACAATCGCTGTAGAAACATTACCGCCTTCACTGAAGTTAGTTACATTTAACATTAATGTGGCGGCACCAAATGACGTAAATTTACTGCAATTCATTGAAGAAATTGAAAAGAAAGAACGCGTGATGCGAATCGATATTATTGATTTCGCGCTTCCGGGTGAAGAAGACAAATTTACGGAAGAAGTATCGGAAATCGTAACAGCCGACATTCAAGTCACAACTTTCTACTATGAGTAA
- a CDS encoding prepilin peptidase, with translation MEIMYTIFAGIFGLVFGSFYNVVGLRVPKKESIVTPPSHCVHCNRRLRAFELVPVFSYIFLRGRCRTCGVKVSPIYAFTELVTGLLFAFATWQLGITWELAVALLFISLLVIINVSDIAYMLIPDKILLFFLPLLIIGRILSPLDPWWDSIAGAAIGFSILLLIAVISKGGMGGGDIKLFLLIGLVLGTFNTLLTLFLASVIGMIVGIVILKIRGKGRKTPVPFGPSIAIAAIIVYFYGDQLIDLYLDLLL, from the coding sequence ATGGAGATTATGTATACAATATTTGCGGGGATTTTCGGATTGGTTTTCGGTTCGTTTTACAATGTAGTCGGATTACGGGTACCGAAAAAAGAGTCGATTGTGACACCGCCATCTCACTGTGTCCATTGCAATCGACGTTTAAGGGCTTTTGAACTCGTACCTGTTTTTTCGTACATATTTTTACGAGGGAGATGCCGGACATGCGGTGTGAAAGTATCGCCGATTTATGCGTTTACTGAGCTTGTTACAGGACTGCTGTTTGCGTTTGCTACATGGCAGCTCGGCATCACATGGGAATTGGCAGTAGCTTTACTGTTCATATCACTATTGGTCATTATAAATGTTTCGGATATTGCGTACATGCTTATTCCGGATAAAATATTATTGTTTTTCCTGCCGCTACTAATCATTGGTAGAATTCTTTCTCCGCTTGACCCGTGGTGGGATAGTATTGCCGGTGCCGCAATCGGATTTTCGATATTACTGTTAATCGCAGTCATTTCTAAAGGCGGAATGGGCGGCGGTGACATTAAGCTGTTTTTACTGATCGGATTAGTGTTGGGAACATTTAATACGTTATTAACCTTATTTTTAGCTTCGGTGATCGGGATGATTGTCGGAATCGTCATTTTGAAAATTCGTGGGAAAGGGCGCAAAACCCCTGTACCGTTCGGACCATCAATTGCTATTGCCGCGATCATCGTATACTTTTACGGTGACCAGCTAATCGATCTATACTTAGACTTATTGCTATAA
- the fumC gene encoding class II fumarate hydratase yields MEFRIEKDTLGEIRVPADKIWGAQTQRSKENFQIGTERMPIEIIRAMTILKKAAAIANNKLGKLSDAKKDAIVQAADEILAGKWDEHFPLVVWQTGSGTQTNMNVNETIAYLANEKLTAAGSDEKVHPNDDVNKSQSSNDTFPTALHIAAVEIVENYLMPRLKLLQATLKEKALAFNDIIKIGRTHLQDATPLTLGQEIGGWHHMLLKCEKMIMVNTQFMKELAIGGTAVGTGINAHPEFGARTAAEISNLTGIEFTSAENKFHALTSHDEVVTAHGALKALAADLMKIANDIRWLASGPRSGIGEITIPENEPGSSIMPGKVNPTQSEAMTMVVTQVVGNDATIAFAASQGNFELNVFKPVIIYNFLQSARLLADSMKSFNDNCAVGIEPNMEVLDANLKNSLMLVTALNPYIGYENAAKIAKTAHKEGTTLKEAAIASGLLTEEEFERYVDPKTMIYPNAE; encoded by the coding sequence TTGGAATTCCGTATTGAAAAAGACACTTTAGGTGAAATTCGTGTACCAGCAGACAAAATTTGGGGTGCACAAACACAGCGAAGCAAGGAAAATTTCCAAATTGGGACAGAAAGAATGCCGATTGAAATTATTCGTGCCATGACCATTTTGAAAAAAGCAGCGGCCATCGCCAACAATAAATTAGGCAAGCTGTCCGATGCGAAAAAGGATGCAATTGTGCAAGCAGCCGATGAAATTCTTGCAGGCAAATGGGATGAGCACTTCCCTCTTGTAGTATGGCAAACAGGCAGTGGTACACAGACAAATATGAATGTGAACGAAACAATTGCCTACTTGGCAAATGAAAAGCTGACGGCAGCCGGATCGGATGAAAAAGTTCATCCAAACGATGACGTTAACAAATCACAAAGCTCGAATGACACATTCCCTACTGCGCTACATATTGCTGCAGTCGAAATTGTAGAGAACTATTTAATGCCGCGCTTAAAGCTGTTACAGGCGACATTGAAAGAAAAAGCATTAGCGTTTAACGATATTATTAAAATCGGTCGTACCCATTTACAGGATGCTACACCGCTTACACTAGGCCAGGAAATTGGCGGCTGGCACCATATGCTGTTAAAATGTGAAAAAATGATTATGGTGAACACGCAGTTCATGAAAGAGCTTGCGATTGGCGGTACTGCTGTTGGTACAGGCATTAACGCCCATCCGGAATTCGGTGCCCGCACAGCTGCAGAAATCAGCAACCTGACAGGCATTGAATTTACATCTGCGGAAAACAAATTCCATGCACTGACAAGTCATGATGAAGTCGTGACAGCACACGGTGCATTGAAGGCATTGGCTGCAGATTTAATGAAAATTGCCAATGATATACGCTGGCTGGCAAGCGGTCCTCGCTCAGGGATCGGTGAAATTACGATTCCCGAAAACGAACCAGGCTCATCAATCATGCCAGGTAAAGTTAACCCGACACAAAGTGAAGCGATGACAATGGTCGTAACACAAGTTGTCGGCAATGACGCAACAATAGCCTTCGCAGCATCACAAGGTAATTTTGAGTTGAACGTATTCAAGCCGGTTATCATCTACAACTTCCTGCAATCAGCACGTCTGTTGGCCGATTCGATGAAATCATTCAACGATAATTGTGCAGTCGGTATCGAACCGAATATGGAAGTATTGGATGCTAATTTGAAAAATTCACTCATGCTTGTAACTGCGTTAAACCCGTATATCGGTTATGAAAATGCGGCGAAAATCGCAAAAACAGCGCATAAAGAAGGCACAACTTTAAAAGAAGCGGCTATCGCATCAGGTCTTTTAACTGAAGAGGAATTTGAACGTTATGTTGATCCAAAAACGATGATTTATCCAAATGCTGAATAA
- a CDS encoding DUF1273 domain-containing protein: MMKSLFITGYRPHELGIFNDKHPGVPVIKKALENQLRILIEDGLEWVVISGQQGVETWAAQVVLELKNDYPELKYSIITPFLEQEKNWNEHKQETYMHIVSKADFVTSVTKRPYEAPWQFIEKDKFIIDNTDATLLVYDEENEGSPKYALSLIQKYMEQHDEYELLIINAYDLQMVAEEMQQGDDW, from the coding sequence ATGATGAAATCACTTTTTATTACGGGCTACCGTCCGCATGAACTCGGAATATTTAATGACAAGCACCCTGGTGTTCCGGTTATTAAAAAAGCGCTGGAAAACCAGCTGCGCATCCTAATAGAAGACGGATTGGAATGGGTCGTGATCAGCGGCCAGCAAGGTGTCGAAACATGGGCAGCACAAGTTGTACTGGAACTTAAAAATGATTACCCGGAACTTAAATATTCCATTATCACCCCCTTCCTGGAACAGGAGAAAAACTGGAATGAGCATAAACAAGAGACCTATATGCATATAGTAAGTAAGGCCGATTTTGTGACAAGCGTGACGAAGCGCCCATATGAAGCTCCATGGCAGTTTATCGAAAAGGACAAGTTCATTATCGATAACACGGATGCGACATTGCTCGTCTACGATGAAGAAAATGAAGGTTCCCCAAAATATGCACTAAGCCTCATCCAAAAGTATATGGAGCAGCATGATGAATACGAGCTGTTGATTATCAATGCTTATGATTTACAGATGGTGGCGGAGGAGATGCAGCAAGGAGATGATTGGTAA
- a CDS encoding ornithine--oxo-acid transaminase, whose product MTTKSKSEQLISTTEKFGAHNYHPLPIVIEKAEGSWVTDPEGNRYLDMLSAYSALNQGHRHPKIIQALKDQADAVTLTSRAFHSATLGVWYEKVSKLTGKNMVLPMNTGAEAVETAIKTARRWGYEVKGIEANKAQIIGCNGNFHGRTMGAVSLSSEAEYKRGFGPMLEGFTLVPYGDIDALKEAITPNTAAFIVEPIQGEAGIIIPTEGFLKAAYNLCKENNVLFIADEIQTGLSRTGKLFACEWEDVTPDVYILGKALGGGVYPISAVVANDDILGVFNPGSHGSTFGGNPLACAVSIAAIDVLLDEKLTERSLELGDYFKAQLQTIENPVIKEVRGRGLFIGVELHESARPYCEKLSERKLLCKETHDTVIRFAPPLVISKEDLDWAIEQIKAVFSE is encoded by the coding sequence ATGACAACAAAATCAAAATCAGAACAACTTATTTCAACTACGGAAAAATTCGGGGCACACAATTATCACCCACTTCCGATCGTAATCGAAAAAGCAGAAGGTTCTTGGGTAACAGATCCTGAAGGCAACCGTTATTTAGATATGCTTTCGGCGTATTCTGCCTTAAACCAAGGTCATCGCCACCCAAAAATTATTCAGGCGTTAAAAGATCAGGCCGACGCGGTGACACTTACGTCACGCGCATTCCATAGTGCGACATTAGGCGTTTGGTATGAAAAGGTTAGTAAGCTAACGGGGAAAAATATGGTGCTGCCGATGAATACAGGCGCTGAAGCTGTCGAGACCGCCATTAAAACAGCCCGTCGCTGGGGATATGAAGTAAAAGGCATCGAAGCAAACAAAGCGCAAATTATCGGCTGTAACGGCAATTTCCACGGTCGTACAATGGGCGCTGTGTCACTATCTTCGGAAGCAGAATATAAGCGCGGATTTGGTCCGATGCTGGAGGGCTTCACATTAGTTCCTTACGGCGATATTGACGCATTGAAGGAAGCCATTACACCGAATACAGCAGCATTTATCGTCGAGCCGATCCAGGGAGAAGCAGGCATTATCATCCCGACTGAAGGCTTCTTAAAAGCAGCGTATAATTTATGTAAAGAAAATAATGTTTTGTTTATTGCAGATGAAATCCAAACAGGTTTATCACGAACAGGAAAACTGTTTGCCTGTGAATGGGAAGATGTGACACCGGACGTGTACATTTTAGGGAAAGCGCTGGGCGGCGGAGTTTATCCGATTTCAGCAGTTGTTGCAAACGACGATATCCTAGGTGTGTTCAATCCAGGTTCACACGGCTCGACTTTCGGCGGCAACCCGCTGGCATGTGCCGTATCGATTGCTGCGATCGATGTATTGCTGGATGAAAAGCTGACAGAGCGTTCATTGGAGCTTGGCGACTACTTTAAAGCACAACTTCAGACAATTGAGAACCCGGTGATTAAAGAAGTGCGCGGACGCGGTCTTTTCATAGGTGTTGAGCTTCACGAATCAGCTCGCCCTTACTGCGAAAAACTGTCAGAACGCAAACTGCTTTGCAAAGAAACACATGACACAGTAATCCGCTTCGCCCCACCACTAGTCATTTCAAAAGAAGACTTAGATTGGGCAATCGAGCAGATTAAAGCTGTTTTTAGTGAATAG
- the norA gene encoding multidrug efflux MFS transporter NorA, protein MKDYKITLGLLLLNLFIAFLGIGLVIPVLPTLMNELQLSGQVIGYLTAAFAIAQLIVSPLAGKAVDKYGRKIMIVLGLFIFGISEFLFGLGKTIEVLFISRILGGISAAFIMPAVTAFIADITTMETRPKALGYMSAAISTGFIIGPGIGGFLADFGTRVPFYFAGALGTTAAILSIILLREPERNAENAENAPVQTSGFKRILEPMYLIAFILIFVASFGLAAFESFFSLFVDHKFGFTPMDIAIIITGGAIFGAVAQVLLFDRLAQKWGEIKLIRYSLIVSGILVFLMTVVSSYFAILLVTCIVFIGFDLFRPAVTSYLSKIAGNEQGFVGGMNSMFTSLANIFGPIIGGMLFDIDINYPYYFATVVIFFGILLTLIWKKPASYM, encoded by the coding sequence ATGAAAGACTATAAAATAACATTAGGGTTACTATTATTAAACCTGTTCATCGCTTTTCTTGGCATTGGTTTAGTAATCCCGGTACTCCCTACTTTGATGAATGAACTGCAATTAAGCGGCCAGGTTATCGGCTATTTAACAGCCGCATTCGCAATTGCACAACTAATTGTTTCACCGCTCGCTGGTAAAGCGGTTGATAAATACGGACGTAAAATTATGATCGTTCTTGGTTTATTTATTTTCGGTATTTCCGAATTTCTATTCGGTTTAGGGAAGACGATAGAAGTTCTTTTCATTTCCCGTATATTGGGCGGTATCAGTGCAGCATTTATTATGCCTGCTGTTACGGCATTTATTGCAGACATTACAACAATGGAAACACGTCCAAAAGCACTTGGCTATATGAGTGCGGCTATTAGTACCGGTTTCATTATCGGACCTGGCATCGGCGGATTTTTAGCTGATTTCGGTACACGCGTGCCCTTCTACTTTGCAGGTGCACTCGGTACAACAGCAGCAATTTTATCGATCATTTTACTACGCGAACCGGAACGTAATGCGGAAAACGCGGAAAATGCACCTGTACAAACATCCGGATTCAAACGGATTTTAGAGCCGATGTACTTGATCGCGTTTATTCTGATTTTTGTTGCGTCATTTGGACTCGCGGCATTCGAATCGTTCTTCAGTCTGTTTGTCGACCATAAATTCGGATTTACGCCTATGGATATCGCAATCATTATTACAGGTGGTGCAATTTTCGGGGCAGTTGCGCAAGTATTACTGTTTGACCGGCTTGCACAAAAATGGGGAGAAATTAAACTCATTCGCTACAGTCTGATTGTATCGGGGATTCTCGTATTTTTAATGACCGTTGTCAGTTCATATTTTGCTATTTTACTTGTTACATGTATCGTCTTTATCGGCTTCGACCTATTCCGTCCTGCCGTTACGAGCTATTTATCAAAAATAGCCGGCAATGAGCAAGGTTTCGTCGGCGGAATGAACTCGATGTTCACAAGCTTGGCCAATATTTTCGGCCCGATTATAGGCGGGATGCTATTCGATATTGATATTAACTACCCATATTACTTTGCAACGGTTGTCATCTTCTTCGGTATTCTGTTAACATTAATTTGGAAGAAACCTGCATCGTATATGTAA
- a CDS encoding MerR family transcriptional regulator, giving the protein MEEKHYSIGEVSKLTNISIQTLRYYDQIGLFKPSFVDPKTNYRYYKDSQFYHLDIIKSLKYIGVSLEEIKAAQQFTPAELLSFLQQQESVIEQQMTRMYEIQQSLYKTKRQMEEQLAIDVMDTVYFKNEESVRILSIETNELTPYYIPNTYYSSLIKTLEVENSLLSNRYGCIFPYEQYDSLDDLHYSHVFTPLITDRYITHLTSDMDVKTIPVGRYVCIAFIFERDTYLTQYQKLYHYIEEHQLQVVPVVYEIFMPLNYSPNEEDQFIVELKIKLL; this is encoded by the coding sequence ATGGAAGAAAAACATTACTCAATCGGTGAGGTTTCCAAATTGACGAATATCTCTATTCAAACATTACGCTACTACGATCAGATCGGCTTATTCAAACCTTCCTTTGTCGATCCTAAAACAAATTACCGCTACTACAAAGACTCACAATTTTATCATCTGGACATTATTAAATCATTGAAGTATATCGGTGTCTCATTGGAAGAAATTAAAGCAGCGCAGCAGTTCACCCCTGCCGAGCTTCTCTCCTTTTTGCAGCAGCAGGAAAGCGTCATTGAACAGCAAATGACTCGCATGTACGAAATTCAGCAGTCCTTGTATAAAACGAAAAGGCAGATGGAAGAACAGCTCGCAATCGATGTGATGGATACGGTCTATTTCAAAAATGAAGAATCGGTACGGATTTTATCGATTGAAACAAACGAACTGACACCGTACTATATCCCAAATACGTACTACAGTTCCTTAATTAAAACATTGGAAGTTGAAAACAGCTTGCTGAGCAATCGGTACGGATGTATTTTTCCTTACGAGCAATACGACAGCCTGGATGATTTGCATTACAGTCATGTTTTCACGCCTCTCATTACAGACCGGTATATTACCCATTTAACATCTGATATGGACGTGAAAACGATACCTGTCGGACGCTACGTATGCATTGCATTCATTTTTGAACGGGATACTTATTTAACACAATATCAAAAGCTTTATCACTATATAGAAGAGCATCAGTTACAGGTTGTTCCGGTTGTCTATGAAATCTTCATGCCCCTTAACTATTCTCCAAACGAAGAAGACCAGTTTATTGTGGAATTAAAAATTAAGCTACTTTAA
- a CDS encoding YbfB/YjiJ family MFS transporter has product MNRQHFSVILGGVLFLAVAMGISRFAFTPILPFMRVDENLSFSQGGWLASSNYIGYFIGALGAGFISKSKKNFLLINVFLNVFSIILMGLVESYLIWIVLRFIAGLTSGFIFVLTSSIVMDYLAANLLTRWSGFLFSGIGLGIALSGLFVPFFEASFNWQGSWLGLGALSILFLTTTTFLWRHLTVANHIKEPKSADNNIWRGFMPWLIIAYGLEGLGYIITGTFLVDIIYNIESLRAYAGYSWVLAGLAAIPSAPIWMKCMSRFSPVSMMTTAYSLQIIGILLPVLTQSAWSVLVSAMSFGFTFVGLVTMSTSYSRQLFPKQSNYVVSVLTTFYAIGQIIGPVIASRLETHFHTYKAPLLFAGGTVTLALVLLLFGYFYSRKSPVHLATDMKY; this is encoded by the coding sequence ATGAACCGTCAACATTTCAGTGTTATTTTAGGGGGAGTTTTATTTTTAGCTGTTGCCATGGGGATTAGCCGTTTTGCTTTCACACCGATTTTACCGTTCATGCGTGTTGATGAAAACTTATCATTTTCACAAGGCGGTTGGCTCGCATCAAGCAATTACATTGGATACTTCATCGGCGCTTTAGGGGCTGGCTTTATTTCCAAGTCAAAAAAGAACTTCCTATTAATAAATGTTTTTCTGAATGTATTCTCCATCATTTTAATGGGATTGGTTGAATCTTATTTAATCTGGATAGTGTTACGTTTTATCGCCGGCTTAACAAGCGGCTTTATATTTGTTCTGACCTCTAGTATTGTAATGGATTATTTAGCGGCAAATCTTTTAACGCGCTGGAGCGGCTTTTTGTTTAGCGGGATTGGATTGGGTATCGCGTTATCGGGTCTTTTCGTACCATTTTTCGAAGCCAGCTTTAATTGGCAAGGTTCATGGCTTGGGCTTGGTGCATTATCCATCTTATTTTTGACAACAACAACTTTTTTATGGCGGCATTTAACCGTTGCAAATCATATAAAAGAACCAAAGTCTGCGGACAACAATATTTGGCGCGGCTTTATGCCATGGCTGATCATCGCATATGGCTTGGAAGGACTCGGTTATATTATTACAGGCACTTTTTTAGTCGACATTATTTATAATATCGAATCATTACGTGCCTATGCCGGCTATAGTTGGGTACTGGCCGGGCTCGCTGCTATTCCTTCGGCACCGATCTGGATGAAGTGCATGTCCCGCTTCTCTCCGGTTTCGATGATGACTACCGCCTATTCTTTGCAGATCATCGGAATTCTGCTTCCTGTTTTAACACAATCAGCATGGAGCGTACTCGTATCGGCAATGTCGTTTGGTTTTACGTTTGTCGGACTCGTAACAATGTCGACTTCCTATTCCAGACAGCTGTTTCCAAAGCAAAGCAATTATGTCGTATCTGTACTGACTACGTTCTATGCGATCGGGCAAATTATCGGACCGGTCATTGCGTCTCGTCTTGAAACGCATTTCCACACGTATAAAGCACCACTGCTGTTTGCAGGGGGCACCGTTACACTCGCACTTGTCCTGTTACTCTTCGGCTATTTCTACAGCAGGAAAAGCCCTGTTCATCTAGCCACGGATATGAAATATTGA
- a CDS encoding OFA family MFS transporter, with translation MKKNRWLIAASAIAIHLSIGGAYAYSVYKNPIAAELGWDASQITIAFTIMMGLAGFAAALFGSTVEKLGPRKAAMVAAVLFGLGQGGAGIAIAMDSVVLYWLTYGLLSGLGMGIGYIAPVSTLVKWFPNRRGLATGMAVLGFGSGALITAPVAVSLMDAVGISNTYFILGISYFVLMMIGALYIAPPKPGEVEEAVATGKTKTQEIAQMSAREAVRTKQFWMLWAMHLINVTSGLMMISVASPMSQEIAGLSVAAAATMVGLMGLFNGGGRLLWAAGSDYIGRSNVFVIFFTIQLIAFITLPFTTNALLLQLFIFLVVSCYGGGFSNLPAFASDLFGTKQLGVIHGYLLTTWSLGGIFGPIIVSTIHEATNSYIPVFYLFSFLIAISLGISLLLRSDLNKKKKQRAQEEAIANSKGKQGAPAHS, from the coding sequence TTGAAAAAGAATCGTTGGTTAATTGCTGCATCAGCAATCGCTATTCACCTTTCAATCGGTGGAGCTTATGCATACAGTGTGTATAAAAATCCAATCGCCGCAGAGCTTGGATGGGATGCATCGCAAATTACAATCGCGTTTACAATTATGATGGGGTTAGCAGGTTTTGCTGCCGCACTATTTGGTAGTACAGTAGAGAAATTAGGACCGAGAAAAGCAGCGATGGTTGCTGCAGTACTTTTTGGTTTAGGTCAAGGTGGCGCAGGGATTGCCATCGCTATGGATTCGGTTGTTTTATATTGGTTAACTTACGGGTTATTAAGCGGTCTCGGGATGGGGATCGGTTATATCGCTCCAGTATCAACACTTGTTAAATGGTTCCCTAACCGTCGCGGTTTAGCGACAGGGATGGCTGTATTAGGATTCGGTTCAGGTGCATTAATTACAGCGCCGGTTGCCGTAAGTCTAATGGATGCTGTAGGAATTTCTAACACGTACTTTATTTTAGGTATTAGCTATTTTGTATTAATGATGATTGGCGCACTTTACATCGCTCCACCTAAGCCAGGTGAAGTAGAGGAAGCTGTCGCTACAGGTAAAACAAAAACTCAGGAAATCGCTCAAATGTCAGCACGTGAAGCTGTTCGTACGAAGCAGTTCTGGATGCTTTGGGCAATGCACTTAATTAACGTTACATCTGGTTTAATGATGATTTCCGTTGCTTCGCCAATGTCTCAGGAAATTGCGGGCTTATCAGTAGCTGCGGCTGCAACAATGGTTGGTTTAATGGGATTATTCAATGGTGGCGGTCGTTTACTATGGGCGGCTGGATCTGACTATATCGGTCGTTCTAACGTCTTCGTGATCTTCTTCACGATTCAGCTGATTGCCTTTATTACATTACCGTTTACGACAAATGCACTTCTTTTACAACTATTCATTTTCTTAGTAGTTAGTTGTTACGGCGGTGGCTTCTCGAACTTACCAGCATTTGCGAGTGATTTATTCGGTACGAAGCAACTTGGCGTAATTCACGGTTATTTATTAACAACTTGGTCACTTGGTGGTATTTTTGGTCCGATTATCGTATCAACAATTCACGAAGCGACAAACAGCTATATTCCAGTGTTCTATTTATTCAGCTTCTTAATCGCAATTTCTTTAGGCATTTCTTTACTATTACGTTCAGATTTAAACAAAAAGAAAAAACAGCGTGCACAAGAAGAAGCAATTGCCAACAGCAAAGGGAAACAGGGAGCACCTGCTCATTCATAA
- a CDS encoding flavin reductase family protein — protein sequence MKKIDPKLLSERENYKFLIGSIIPRPIAFVTSVSKEGVVNAAPFSFFNIVSSNPPMISVSIQRKKGEQKDTARNICENEQFVVHIVDTDNVKQVNETAANLPPNESEVALAGMTLVKSEKIGVPGVKEAKVRLECVLEKALELGGDDETVGCDLIIGKVVYYHIEESLYEEGRIDPEGLGAISRLAGNDYAKIGAQFTMKRPE from the coding sequence ATGAAAAAAATAGATCCAAAACTATTATCCGAACGTGAAAATTATAAGTTTTTGATTGGCTCCATTATTCCAAGACCAATTGCTTTTGTCACATCCGTTTCCAAAGAAGGTGTTGTAAACGCGGCACCCTTTAGTTTCTTCAATATTGTATCTTCAAATCCGCCGATGATTTCGGTAAGTATCCAACGAAAAAAAGGGGAACAAAAAGATACAGCGAGAAATATTTGTGAAAATGAGCAATTTGTTGTTCATATTGTCGATACTGATAATGTAAAGCAAGTAAATGAAACTGCAGCGAACTTGCCGCCAAACGAAAGTGAAGTAGCACTTGCGGGAATGACATTAGTAAAGAGCGAAAAAATCGGTGTCCCGGGTGTGAAGGAAGCGAAAGTCCGACTGGAATGTGTCCTTGAAAAAGCATTGGAACTTGGCGGCGATGATGAAACTGTCGGCTGTGATCTGATTATCGGAAAAGTCGTGTACTATCATATAGAAGAAAGTCTGTATGAAGAAGGTCGAATAGATCCGGAAGGGCTTGGCGCGATCAGCCGTCTTGCTGGAAATGACTATGCAAAAATCGGTGCGCAATTCACAATGAAACGCCCTGAGTAA